Genomic DNA from Segatella copri:
TGCACTACGTAACGTGCGAAAGGAACGGTCAGGTCATAACGAAGACCCTTCTCACAAAGTTTCGCTGCTAATTTGAGTGATCCGAGAGAATGAATATCCTCATCGCTCACCTTATTCATATAGTCGCCTGAATTCAATATCTTAAAAAGCAGTTTATCACCCTCTTCACCATACTTGCCCATCAAAGTCTGAAGGGTTTCCATGGCAGGAGTTTCAATCTGCTGGAATCCATAAAGAGCATACACTTCCTTGATGGTGTTGAAGATGTAGTTGCGTTTCGCCATCTCAACAGGACCAAAATCTCTCGTGCCCTTTGGTATACTTGGTTTCTGAGCCATTTATTAATGTTTAATATGAATGTTAAATGTTTAATGTCTAGCGCCATGTAAACCACTCAAAGTAAACATTAAACACTAAACATTAAACACTATATAATTTACTTGCGTACAATAGTCTGAGCACGGTCTGGACCGATAGAAATGATACCGATCTTAGTCTCAAGGAACTCTTCTACGAAAGCAATATAATCCTTGAACTCCTGTGGGAACTGATCTTCAGATGTGAACTTAGTCATATCTGTCTTCCAGCCCTTGAACTCCTTGTAAACAGGTTCTACATCATCGATTTCGTATGGGAAATCTGTTGTAACAGAACCATCCTTCAACTTATATGCCACGCATGCCTTGATGGTATCGAAGCCATCGAGCACGTCGCTCTTCATCATGATAAGCTCGGTAACACCATTCACCATGACAGAATACTTGAGCTGTACAAGATCGCACCAACCACAACGACGCTCACGACCGGTAACAGCACCATACTCATGACCGAGGTCACGGATCTTGTCACCAGTCTCATCGAAAAGCTCTGTAGGGAATGGACCTGCACCAACACGTGTACAGTAAGCCTTCATGATACCATAAACATTGCCGATGCGGTTAGGGCCGATACCCAGACCTATGCAGGCACCTGCACAGATAGTATTAGAAGAAGTAACGAATGGATAAGAACCGAAGTCAACATCGAGCATAGTACCCTGAGCACCCTCGCAGAGGATATCCTTGCCAGAACGGAGCACCTTATTGATTTCTACCTCGCTATCAATAAGTTTGAACTGCTTCAAGTATTCGATGCCCTCCATCCAAGTCTTCTCAACCTCTGTAATATCGAAGTCGGTATAACCGAGACTTGCGATGGTTTTGAGATGAGCAGCCTTGTGAGCAGCATACTTCTCCTCGAAATTGTCAAGGATATCGCCTACGCGAAGACCGGTACGGCTAACCTTGTCAGTATAAGTAGGACCGATACCCTTACCAGTAGTACCTACCTTGTTCTTTCCCTTAGAAGCCTCGATAGCAGCATCGAGTACACGGTGAGTAGGCATGATGAGATGTGCCTTCTTAGAGATGTAAAGACGGCTCTTCAAATCATGACCGCTCTTCTCAAGATCCTTAGCCTCACCCATAAAGAGGTCTGGAGCCAAAACCACACCATTGCCGATGATG
This window encodes:
- a CDS encoding adenylosuccinate synthase → MNTGKVDVLLGLQWGDEGKGKVVDVLTPKYDVIARFQGGPNAGHTLEFEGEKYVLRSIPSGIFQGGKVNIIGNGVVLAPDLFMGEAKDLEKSGHDLKSRLYISKKAHLIMPTHRVLDAAIEASKGKNKVGTTGKGIGPTYTDKVSRTGLRVGDILDNFEEKYAAHKAAHLKTIASLGYTDFDITEVEKTWMEGIEYLKQFKLIDSEVEINKVLRSGKDILCEGAQGTMLDVDFGSYPFVTSSNTICAGACIGLGIGPNRIGNVYGIMKAYCTRVGAGPFPTELFDETGDKIRDLGHEYGAVTGRERRCGWCDLVQLKYSVMVNGVTELIMMKSDVLDGFDTIKACVAYKLKDGSVTTDFPYEIDDVEPVYKEFKGWKTDMTKFTSEDQFPQEFKDYIAFVEEFLETKIGIISIGPDRAQTIVRK